ATCACTGCTGCATTAGAATCGAATCGGATGGTAGTCCCATCAGGACGTTGAGTGTCACGACGCATGCGGACAATAACCGCTTTTACCACCTCACCTTTCTTAACATTAGAGTTAGGAATTGCTTCTTTCACACTTGCGGTGATAATATCGCCTAAACCCGCATATCTCCGTTTCGAGCTACCCATCACTTGAATAACTCGTATTACACGGGCTCCTGAGTTATCCGCTACTTTTAATCTTGAATATATTTGAATCATTGTGACACTTGCTCCTCTGCCGTTTGTTCTGAGGTTGTTATTGCCTCTAATTCACTTTCATCTATTGCCAAATCACTTTCAATACTTTTTTTCTTTAGAACCTCAGCAGACTGAATAATTTCTACTAACCGCCACCGTTTTGTTTTACTTAACGGACGGCATTCCCGAATCCGAACTACATCGCCAACCTTTGCTTTATTCTCTTCGTCATGGGCTTTGTATTTCTTGGTTCGCTTTATACCCTTCTTATAAAGGGGGTGAAACTTTAAACGTTCCACGCTGACAGTTATCGTCTTATTCATGGCATCACTCGTAACAACTCCAACGAGTTCTTTTTTTATGCCGATAATTTTTTTACTTTCTGAACTCATAGTTCTTTATTCCTGATTCTCCAGTTACTTTATTTATGCTTACGGGTCTTTTTCAATATTTTAGGTTCCTGTGCTAATTCACGCTCACGCAAAATGGTCTTTATGCGTGCAATATCTCTACGGGCAAGACGACCTGCCCGAACGTTATCTACAACTCCCGTAACCAGCTTCAGACGGAAGTTTATCAATTCCTTCTTTTTCTCTTCGAGAAGTGCCATCAATTCTTCGTTCGTTTTTTCTCGTAAATCTTTTGGTTGCATGGTTAAAATCCTCGCCTCCGGGTATTAACTTCGTTTTATAATAGTGGTTTTGATAGGCAATTTATGTCCTGCCAATCGAAATGCTTCTTCAGCCAATTCATGGTCTACACCTTCTACCTCAAACAGGATACGTCCTCTTTTCACAACCGCAACCCATTCTTCCGGTGCTCCTTTACCTTTACCCATTCGTGTTTCTGCTGGCTTCTTTGAAATGGGTTTATCAGGAAATACGCGAACGAAAATCTTTCCGCCACGTTTTAGATGTCTCGTAATTGCAATACGAGCCGCCTCAATTTGGCGAGCAGTTATCCATGCTGTTTGTAATGCTTTTAACCCATATTCGCCAAAATTAACCTCTGTCGCTCCTTTGGATACTCCACGTCTGCGACCTCTTTGCTGTTTTCTATATTTTGTCCTTCTTGGAGATAACATTTATATACTCCTTAACCCTTTTTAGGTTTGTTTACTTCTTGGTGTTCTTTTTCCAGAACCACGTTCCCTACCCGCAGGAGAAACTCGGAACGTTTCAACGCCTGCAACACCGGAAACATACTCTTTCGGTGGGACATCGCCTAAATAAATCCATACTTTCACACCGATAGTCCCATATGTGGTAAAACTGGTCGCTGTGCCATAATCTACCCACGCCCTCAACGTATGCAGAGGGACACTTCCTTCATGGGTTTGTTCTGCACGTGCAATTTCCGCACCGTTCAAACGACCCGCAACACGGATACGAATCCCTTTGGCTCCCGCACGGATAGCATTTTCTACGGCACGCTTCATCGCACGACGGAACGACGCACGTTTCTCTATTTGAAGCGCTATATTCTCAGCAACCAATTGTGCATTCAATTCAGGAAGTTTCACTTCCACTATCTGTAAACTTATAATTCGTCCGGGACATAATATTTCTATTTCCGCTTTTAGCTTTTCTAATTCCAGTCCACGTTGACCAATAACTAAACCCGGACGTGCGGTATACACCAAAATCTTTACTCGTTTTCCTGCACGTTCTACATCAACTCGTGCCACACCAGAGGCGAACAGCCTCTTTTTAAGATATTCACGTATCTTAAGGTCTTCATGGAATAACGACGTGTAGTCTCTCTCGTTATACCATACAGAAGACCATTTTTCAATGACTCCTAAACGGAATCCAAATGGATGAACTTTTTGTCCCACGCGTATCTCCTTCTATTTCTTCTTTGCGGGTGTTGTTTTTCTTTCTTCGCCAGCAAGGACGATATGTATATGTGAATGACGATGTCGTATACGAACC
The window above is part of the Candidatus Hydrogenedens sp. genome. Proteins encoded here:
- the rpsC gene encoding 30S ribosomal protein S3, with protein sequence MGQKVHPFGFRLGVIEKWSSVWYNERDYTSLFHEDLKIREYLKKRLFASGVARVDVERAGKRVKILVYTARPGLVIGQRGLELEKLKAEIEILCPGRIISLQIVEVKLPELNAQLVAENIALQIEKRASFRRAMKRAVENAIRAGAKGIRIRVAGRLNGAEIARAEQTHEGSVPLHTLRAWVDYGTATSFTTYGTIGVKVWIYLGDVPPKEYVSGVAGVETFRVSPAGRERGSGKRTPRSKQT
- the rpsQ gene encoding 30S ribosomal protein S17 translates to MSSESKKIIGIKKELVGVVTSDAMNKTITVSVERLKFHPLYKKGIKRTKKYKAHDEENKAKVGDVVRIRECRPLSKTKRWRLVEIIQSAEVLKKKSIESDLAIDESELEAITTSEQTAEEQVSQ
- the rplP gene encoding 50S ribosomal protein L16, coding for MLSPRRTKYRKQQRGRRRGVSKGATEVNFGEYGLKALQTAWITARQIEAARIAITRHLKRGGKIFVRVFPDKPISKKPAETRMGKGKGAPEEWVAVVKRGRILFEVEGVDHELAEEAFRLAGHKLPIKTTIIKRS
- the rplN gene encoding 50S ribosomal protein L14, yielding MIQIYSRLKVADNSGARVIRVIQVMGSSKRRYAGLGDIITASVKEAIPNSNVKKGEVVKAVIVRMRRDTQRPDGTTIRFDSNAAVILNNQMEPRGTRIFGPVARELREKGFMRIVSLAPEVL
- the rpmC gene encoding 50S ribosomal protein L29, whose translation is MQPKDLREKTNEELMALLEEKKKELINFRLKLVTGVVDNVRAGRLARRDIARIKTILRERELAQEPKILKKTRKHK